Proteins from one Burkholderia oklahomensis C6786 genomic window:
- a CDS encoding MFS transporter, whose translation MSLGRRFYFFWLGESSMQFGAALMSFALGVWVYRQTGSVMAFSNTVIAATLPSLLILPFAGGLADRVDRKTIIVAADATLALLTSLLLALLWTDRLQPVHLYVFNGCASAVGAFRTPSYQASINSILEKGPLTRANGLIGMGKNVSTLVAPLLGGMIMGGVGLQAVFAINLVASGAAMLFVIEALRHLGPARGDPYRAGRPLIRDVLTSIASALRFFRAEPLMLGLLAYVTIQSALISLATLMIAPLVLANHASEQLGLVYASAALGGFAGMSLLVATTNPQRLMLIVVAADAVLSLCMLSIGLVSATSSYCAIAFVALAAGSVAEGCCNALWMRKIPVRHKASVLSLVSMSTIATVTAVVAASGFVVDRLLEPALSAGGAAAQIASAWFGIGKGGGVALLFVVSGAASVLLCACTFAYPGTRRIDLLVPDGA comes from the coding sequence ATGTCGCTAGGTCGACGTTTCTATTTTTTCTGGCTCGGCGAGTCGTCGATGCAGTTCGGCGCGGCGCTGATGTCGTTTGCGCTCGGCGTGTGGGTCTATCGGCAGACCGGCTCGGTGATGGCGTTCTCGAACACGGTGATCGCCGCGACGCTGCCGTCGTTGCTGATTCTGCCGTTCGCAGGCGGTCTCGCCGACCGGGTCGACCGGAAGACCATCATCGTCGCGGCGGACGCGACGCTCGCGCTGTTGACGTCGCTGTTGCTGGCGCTCCTATGGACCGACCGGTTGCAGCCGGTTCATCTGTACGTCTTCAACGGCTGCGCATCGGCGGTCGGCGCGTTTCGGACGCCTTCGTATCAGGCATCGATCAATTCGATCCTGGAGAAGGGCCCGTTGACCCGCGCGAACGGCTTGATCGGCATGGGCAAGAACGTCTCGACGCTCGTCGCGCCGTTGCTCGGCGGGATGATCATGGGCGGCGTCGGGCTGCAGGCGGTATTCGCGATCAATCTCGTCGCGAGCGGCGCGGCGATGCTGTTCGTGATCGAGGCGCTGCGGCATCTCGGCCCGGCGCGCGGCGATCCGTATCGCGCAGGCCGGCCGCTGATCCGCGACGTGCTGACGAGCATCGCGAGCGCGCTGCGCTTCTTCCGGGCGGAGCCGCTGATGCTCGGCCTGCTCGCGTACGTGACGATCCAGAGCGCGCTGATTTCGCTCGCGACGCTGATGATCGCGCCGCTCGTGCTCGCGAATCACGCGAGCGAACAGCTCGGGCTCGTCTATGCGTCGGCGGCGCTTGGCGGGTTTGCCGGCATGTCGCTCCTCGTCGCGACGACGAATCCGCAGCGCCTGATGCTGATCGTCGTGGCGGCGGACGCCGTGCTGTCTCTGTGCATGCTGTCGATCGGCCTCGTGTCGGCGACGTCGTCGTATTGCGCGATCGCGTTCGTCGCGCTCGCGGCGGGCAGCGTCGCCGAAGGATGCTGCAACGCGCTGTGGATGCGGAAGATACCGGTGCGGCACAAGGCGAGCGTGCTGTCGCTCGTCAGCATGTCGACGATTGCGACGGTGACCGCCGTCGTCGCGGCGAGCGGATTCGTCGTCGATCGTTTGCTCGAGCCCGCGCTGTCGGCGGGCGGCGCGGCCGCGCAGATCGCGAGCGCATGGTTCGGCATCGGCAAGGGCGGGGGCGTCGCGCTGCTGTTCGTCGTCAGCGGCGCGGCGAGCGTCCTGCTGTGCGCCTGCACGTTCGCCTATCCGGGCACGCGCAGAATCGATCTGCTCGTGCCCGACGGGGCCTGA